In Chloroflexota bacterium, one genomic interval encodes:
- a CDS encoding NUDIX domain-containing protein, whose amino-acid sequence MEINFCARCGQAMEQREAYGKVRPVCPSCSHVHFEDPKVAAAVLVEQDRKILLTRRANTPRKGLWVTPGGFVDADEDPALAAARECQEETGLTVEIVELLDVIAGREWTSGASFVIFYRAQVVGGTLIAGDDASEAAFFSLDELPEIAFESTRLMLERWKRLGQ is encoded by the coding sequence ATGGAAATTAATTTCTGCGCCCGGTGCGGCCAGGCCATGGAACAGCGCGAGGCCTATGGCAAGGTGCGGCCCGTTTGCCCGTCGTGCAGTCACGTTCACTTCGAGGATCCCAAAGTGGCGGCGGCGGTGCTGGTGGAGCAGGACAGAAAAATTCTGCTCACCCGGCGGGCCAACACGCCCCGCAAGGGCCTGTGGGTGACACCCGGCGGTTTTGTGGACGCCGACGAAGACCCGGCTCTGGCCGCCGCGCGCGAGTGTCAGGAAGAAACCGGCTTGACGGTTGAAATTGTGGAATTGCTGGATGTGATTGCTGGCCGCGAGTGGACAAGCGGGGCGAGCTTTGTGATTTTCTACCGCGCCCAAGTTGTGGGCGGCACACTTATTGCAGGAGATGACGCCAGTGAGGCCGCCTTTTTTAGCCTGGACGAATTGCCGGAGATTGCATTTGAATCCACCCGGCTGATGCTGGAGAGGTGGAAGAGGCTCGGGCAGTGA